The following proteins are co-located in the Diaphorobacter sp. HDW4B genome:
- a CDS encoding acyl-CoA dehydrogenase family protein has product MDFDFTEDQQSLRDAVARWVDKAYTFERRREIVAAGGFDRAVYGELAELGLAALTIPEDNGGMGLGAVDAMIVMEELGRGIVLEPLTQTLIVSNVLSQFASAAVKENWLPRIASGEALVVLAQQERPSRYRLDVCDAQASKAGNGYTVTAHKSIVPAGDQADAWLVPAQLDGKIALFVVERSASGASSQGYITQDGSRTAEVQLKDTPAELVTTDGVIALELGVDTGIAALCAYSVGAMEKTLAVTVEYMKQRKQFGVVIASFQALQHRVADMKMQLELARSMSYFASLKLGDEPEARRRALSQAKVQIGNSMRFVGQQAVQLHGGIGVTDEYIVSHYFKALTQLEMTFGDTLHHLGQVSDRMKETAGVFG; this is encoded by the coding sequence ATGGATTTCGATTTCACAGAAGACCAGCAATCCCTGCGCGACGCGGTCGCCCGCTGGGTGGACAAGGCCTACACCTTCGAGCGCCGCCGCGAGATCGTCGCAGCGGGCGGATTTGATCGTGCCGTCTACGGCGAACTGGCCGAGCTGGGCCTGGCCGCCCTCACCATCCCCGAAGACAACGGCGGCATGGGTCTGGGCGCCGTGGACGCGATGATCGTGATGGAAGAGCTTGGCCGAGGCATCGTGCTGGAGCCGCTCACACAGACGCTGATCGTGAGCAATGTACTGAGCCAATTCGCCAGCGCAGCCGTCAAGGAAAACTGGTTGCCGCGCATTGCCAGCGGCGAAGCACTGGTCGTGCTCGCGCAGCAGGAACGCCCATCGCGCTACCGCCTCGATGTCTGCGACGCCCAAGCCAGCAAAGCGGGCAACGGCTACACCGTCACCGCACACAAGAGCATCGTCCCCGCAGGCGATCAGGCCGACGCCTGGCTGGTGCCCGCACAGCTCGACGGCAAGATCGCCCTGTTCGTCGTCGAGCGCAGCGCCAGCGGTGCCAGCAGCCAAGGCTACATCACGCAGGACGGCAGCCGCACGGCGGAAGTGCAACTGAAGGACACGCCCGCCGAGCTGGTCACCACCGATGGGGTGATCGCCCTTGAACTCGGCGTGGACACCGGCATCGCCGCGCTGTGCGCCTATTCCGTCGGCGCAATGGAAAAGACGCTTGCCGTCACGGTCGAGTACATGAAACAGCGCAAGCAGTTCGGCGTGGTGATCGCAAGCTTCCAAGCCTTGCAGCACCGCGTGGCCGACATGAAGATGCAACTCGAACTCGCTCGCTCGATGAGCTACTTCGCCAGCCTCAAGCTCGGCGACGAGCCCGAAGCCCGCCGCCGCGCACTCTCGCAGGCCAAGGTGCAGATCGGCAACTCCATGCGCTTCGTCGGCCAACAGGCCGTGCAACTGCATGGCGGCATCGGCGTGACGGACGAGTACATCGTGAGCCATTACTTCAAGGCACTGACGCAACTGGAGATGACTTTTGGAGACACATTGCATCACCTTGGGCAGGTCTCGGACCGCATGAAAGAGACCGCTGGCGTGTTCGGCTGA
- a CDS encoding tetratricopeptide repeat protein, translating to MSATATSYDPIRQLLETATKQIEKNELQEAAQTLNECQKLWPNDARTFMLAGLMAEKSGNIPAAFDALRRSVALDPNWTPGELQLALLYSRRGMHDKAIMHAERLAKREPSNALVLAHLVDFAHEAGNTELAIRELRRGLTYMPKDVQLRKVLANDLQVTGHRAEALEIWTSLVQDNPKDEMALLGRVTTLIEGGKPSAAINDTTTLLELSPGNTIYAYYSAIAHGVTPEYQPPELNRMLFDSLAADYDQTMVRGLRYQLPKIVADKILKKYPSKSLSLLDLGCGTGLLGVCLGRLDGFLIGVDVSPNMIAQATRHEVYDRFHAVNMLDALRETPASVYEVITALDVVIYTGDLKATVPNAYRILMPAGDLYFSCEIAPEDGPDLVLQPNGRYAHKRSHVLALCKEAGFEDVQIEDLVLRHEAGEPVNGFLVTAHKAAI from the coding sequence ATGAGCGCTACTGCCACATCCTACGATCCGATTCGCCAACTGCTGGAGACAGCGACCAAGCAGATTGAAAAGAACGAGCTGCAAGAAGCGGCACAGACGTTGAACGAGTGCCAGAAGCTCTGGCCCAATGACGCGCGTACTTTCATGCTGGCCGGCTTGATGGCCGAGAAGTCCGGCAACATCCCTGCGGCATTCGATGCGTTGCGTCGCAGCGTGGCACTCGACCCGAACTGGACACCGGGGGAGTTGCAACTCGCCCTGCTGTACTCGCGTCGCGGTATGCACGACAAAGCCATCATGCACGCCGAGCGCCTGGCCAAGCGCGAGCCCAGCAATGCGCTGGTGCTGGCTCACCTTGTGGACTTTGCTCACGAGGCGGGCAACACGGAACTTGCGATTCGCGAACTGCGCCGTGGCCTGACCTACATGCCCAAGGACGTGCAACTGCGCAAAGTGCTTGCCAACGATCTTCAAGTCACAGGCCATCGCGCCGAAGCGCTGGAAATCTGGACCAGCCTGGTGCAGGACAATCCCAAGGACGAGATGGCCCTGCTCGGCCGCGTCACCACGTTGATCGAAGGCGGCAAGCCGTCCGCAGCCATCAACGACACCACGACGCTGCTCGAGCTCTCGCCCGGCAACACCATCTACGCCTACTACAGCGCCATTGCCCATGGTGTGACGCCTGAATATCAGCCGCCTGAACTCAATCGCATGCTGTTTGACAGCCTGGCCGCAGACTACGACCAGACCATGGTGCGCGGCCTTCGTTATCAGTTGCCAAAGATCGTCGCCGACAAGATCCTCAAGAAGTACCCCAGCAAGTCGCTGAGCTTGCTCGATCTGGGCTGCGGCACGGGCTTGCTGGGCGTTTGCCTGGGCCGCCTCGATGGTTTCCTCATCGGCGTGGACGTTTCGCCCAACATGATTGCGCAGGCCACACGCCACGAGGTCTACGACCGCTTCCATGCAGTCAACATGCTGGATGCCTTGCGCGAGACACCGGCATCGGTCTACGAAGTCATCACCGCGCTGGATGTCGTCATCTACACAGGCGACCTCAAGGCGACCGTGCCGAACGCCTATCGCATCCTGATGCCTGCGGGCGACCTGTACTTCTCGTGCGAAATCGCGCCAGAAGACGGCCCCGACCTCGTACTGCAACCCAACGGTCGCTACGCCCACAAGCGCAGCCATGTGCTCGCGCTGTGCAAGGAGGCGGGCTTCGAGGACGTGCAGATCGAGGACCTGGTGCTGCGCCATGAAGCGGGCGAGCCGGTCAACGGCTTCCTGGTGACGGCACACAAGGCTGCGATCTGA
- a CDS encoding acyl-CoA dehydrogenase family protein, with product MDLAFTPEELAFRDEIREWVRTHLPKEISDKVHSAQRLTRDDMQGWAKILGKKGWLGYGWPEQFGGPGWNAIQKHLFEEECAMAGAPRIVPFGPVMVAPVIMAFGSPEQHKRFLPGIASGEVWWSQGYSEPGSGSDLASVKTRAELVGDKYIVNGQKTWTTLGQYGDWMFNLVRTSTEGKPQAGISFLLLDMKSPGVTVRPIKLLDGECEVNEVFFDNVEVPADQLIGEENKGWTYAKYLLAHERTNIADVNRAKRELERVKRLAKQNGVWDDTRFRDQIALLEVDVVALEMMVLRVLSAEKAGKKSLDVAGLLKIRGSEIQQRYTELMMLAAGPFSLPFIEEAMDAGWQGNFPGGNVLNAPLAANYFNMRKTTIYGGSNEVQRNIVAQTVLG from the coding sequence ATGGATTTGGCCTTCACGCCCGAAGAGTTGGCGTTCCGCGACGAGATTCGCGAATGGGTACGCACCCATCTGCCCAAAGAGATTTCCGACAAGGTCCACAGCGCCCAGCGCCTCACGCGCGACGATATGCAGGGCTGGGCCAAGATTCTGGGCAAGAAAGGCTGGCTGGGCTACGGCTGGCCCGAGCAGTTCGGCGGCCCCGGCTGGAACGCGATTCAAAAACACCTGTTCGAAGAAGAATGCGCCATGGCCGGTGCGCCGCGCATCGTGCCATTTGGCCCGGTGATGGTTGCGCCGGTGATCATGGCGTTCGGCTCGCCCGAACAACACAAGCGCTTTCTGCCCGGCATCGCCAGCGGCGAAGTCTGGTGGAGCCAGGGCTACAGCGAACCGGGCTCCGGCTCCGATCTCGCCAGCGTCAAGACCCGCGCCGAGCTGGTGGGCGACAAATACATCGTCAACGGCCAGAAGACCTGGACCACCCTCGGCCAATACGGCGACTGGATGTTCAACCTCGTGCGCACCAGCACCGAAGGCAAGCCGCAAGCGGGCATCAGCTTTTTGCTGCTGGACATGAAATCGCCCGGCGTGACGGTGCGCCCCATCAAGCTGCTCGACGGCGAATGCGAAGTCAATGAGGTGTTCTTCGACAACGTCGAAGTGCCCGCCGACCAGCTCATCGGCGAAGAGAACAAGGGCTGGACCTACGCCAAATACCTGCTCGCGCACGAGCGCACCAACATCGCCGATGTGAACCGTGCCAAGCGCGAACTGGAACGCGTCAAGCGCCTTGCCAAGCAGAACGGCGTGTGGGATGACACGCGTTTCCGCGACCAGATCGCGCTGCTCGAAGTCGATGTCGTCGCGCTCGAAATGATGGTGCTGCGCGTGCTGTCCGCAGAAAAGGCGGGCAAGAAATCGCTCGACGTGGCGGGCCTGCTCAAGATCCGCGGCAGCGAGATTCAGCAGCGCTACACCGAACTCATGATGCTGGCCGCCGGCCCCTTCAGCCTGCCCTTCATCGAAGAAGCCATGGACGCTGGCTGGCAAGGCAACTTCCCCGGCGGCAACGTGCTCAACGCGCCACTGGCCGCGAACTACTTCAACATGCGCAAGACTACGATCTACGGCGGATCGAACGAGGTCCAGCGCAACATCGTCGCCCAGACGGTTCTCGGTTGA
- a CDS encoding MetQ/NlpA family ABC transporter substrate-binding protein produces MNKRAFLRTSGAALIASATTGVVGITAANAATPSVIRVGVRGGVDEEIWEVVTQVAKERGLVVKSVVLAGAVSPNEGVNNGDLEANSFQHVPFLRDQNQQRGYKLVSAGDTYISPIAFYSKKYKKLSELPAGARVGIPNDPSNQTRALVVLRDQGVLELRDGFDPFSGTATLADVKKLNQKVELVEVASVVLARSLDDLATAAIVNSFAYQAGLIATRDGIAVEKRERNPYVNLIAVRADNQNAPWTKSLVAAYQSDAVRKFIETKYQGSVIPAF; encoded by the coding sequence ATGAACAAGCGCGCATTTCTCCGCACCTCTGGTGCCGCGTTGATCGCATCGGCAACGACGGGTGTGGTGGGCATCACGGCTGCAAACGCCGCCACGCCTTCGGTGATTCGGGTGGGCGTGCGCGGCGGTGTGGACGAGGAAATCTGGGAAGTCGTCACGCAGGTGGCGAAGGAGCGCGGCCTGGTGGTGAAGTCCGTGGTGCTTGCCGGCGCGGTCAGTCCGAACGAGGGCGTGAACAATGGCGATCTGGAGGCGAACTCGTTCCAGCACGTGCCGTTTTTGCGCGACCAGAATCAGCAGCGCGGCTACAAGCTGGTGTCGGCGGGCGACACCTACATCTCGCCGATTGCGTTCTATTCGAAGAAGTACAAAAAGCTTTCCGAACTGCCCGCTGGCGCACGCGTGGGCATTCCCAACGATCCCAGCAACCAGACGCGCGCGCTGGTCGTGCTGCGTGATCAGGGTGTGCTCGAATTGCGCGACGGCTTCGATCCGTTCTCCGGCACCGCGACGCTGGCCGACGTGAAGAAGCTCAACCAGAAGGTGGAACTGGTGGAGGTGGCATCGGTGGTGTTGGCACGTTCACTCGATGATCTGGCGACAGCCGCCATCGTCAACAGTTTCGCCTACCAGGCCGGTCTCATTGCCACGCGCGATGGCATTGCGGTCGAGAAGCGCGAGCGCAATCCTTATGTGAATCTCATCGCCGTGCGCGCCGACAACCAGAACGCGCCTTGGACCAAGTCGCTGGTAGCCGCCTATCAGTCCGACGCGGTGCGCAAGTTCATCGAAACCAAGTACCAGGGCTCGGTGATTCCGGCGTTCTGA
- a CDS encoding DUF1653 domain-containing protein — protein sequence MSAEKLPDLIVTEPGLYRHYKGNLYEVLDTVRHSETLEPMTLYRALYGEHGLWVRPAAMFGETVVIDGITQPRFAKVAAD from the coding sequence ATGTCCGCAGAAAAACTCCCAGATTTGATCGTGACCGAGCCTGGCCTGTACCGCCACTACAAGGGAAATCTCTACGAAGTTCTGGACACCGTGCGCCACAGCGAAACGCTGGAGCCGATGACCTTGTATCGCGCGCTCTACGGCGAGCACGGACTGTGGGTGCGGCCTGCCGCCATGTTTGGCGAGACCGTTGTCATCGATGGAATCACGCAGCCACGCTTTGCCAAGGTGGCTGCCGACTAA
- a CDS encoding YceH family protein: MPFDPHTTPLTVEEARVLATLVEKSRTVPDSYPLTLNSLASGCNQKTSRDPVMQLSDGQIQEALDNLRRRSLVTEIGGARTSRWEHNFPRGVGVPDQSAALLCLLMLRGPQTAGELRINSERWHRFADISSVEAFLDELQSRSEEKGGPLVVLLPRAPGSREPRWAHLLCGPVDVAALSVAAASGSSASAQPVDNAMAERITALEAEVASLRSALSQICEQLGIEIAPVTPTAHTDAESDSAAN, translated from the coding sequence ATGCCTTTCGATCCCCACACCACCCCGCTGACCGTTGAGGAAGCCCGCGTTCTGGCCACGCTGGTCGAAAAGTCGCGCACCGTGCCCGACAGCTACCCGCTGACGCTCAACTCGCTGGCCTCGGGCTGCAACCAGAAGACCAGTCGCGATCCGGTGATGCAGCTCTCCGACGGGCAGATCCAGGAAGCGCTGGACAATCTGCGCCGCCGCTCGCTGGTCACCGAAATCGGCGGCGCGCGCACCTCGCGCTGGGAACACAACTTTCCGCGCGGTGTGGGCGTGCCCGACCAATCTGCCGCCCTGCTCTGCCTGCTGATGCTGCGCGGCCCGCAGACGGCTGGCGAACTGCGCATCAACTCCGAGCGCTGGCACCGCTTTGCCGACATTTCCTCGGTCGAGGCCTTCCTCGACGAACTGCAATCGCGCAGCGAGGAAAAAGGCGGCCCGCTGGTCGTGCTGCTGCCGCGCGCACCGGGCTCGCGCGAGCCACGCTGGGCGCATCTGCTGTGCGGGCCGGTCGACGTGGCGGCGCTGTCGGTGGCTGCAGCGAGCGGTTCTTCCGCATCGGCGCAGCCCGTAGACAACGCCATGGCCGAGCGCATCACCGCGCTGGAGGCGGAAGTGGCAAGCCTGCGCTCGGCACTGTCGCAAATCTGCGAACAATTGGGCATCGAGATCGCCCCTGTCACTCCAACCGCCCATACCGACGCCGAATCGGACAGCGCTGCAAATTGA
- a CDS encoding methionine ABC transporter permease yields the protein MSAPIEKYLQALGETLIMVGVSSAIAIGVGLALAVVLTITGPRGLYARPRVYKGLSLTVNLFRAVPFIILLVALLPFTRLLMGTTLGTWAAIVPLSINLIPFFARIAQVSLNDVDSGLVEAARAMGCKRWHIVRHVLLPEALPGIIGGMTVTVIAMINASAMAGAVGAGGLGDLAIRYGYERYETRVMFEVIVVLVALVSVLQLGGEWLSRRVNHRH from the coding sequence ATGTCGGCACCCATTGAAAAATACCTGCAAGCGCTCGGCGAGACGCTGATCATGGTGGGCGTGTCGTCCGCCATTGCGATCGGTGTCGGGCTCGCGTTGGCCGTCGTGCTCACCATCACAGGGCCGCGCGGCCTGTATGCGCGGCCGCGTGTCTACAAGGGCCTGTCGCTCACGGTGAATCTGTTTCGTGCGGTGCCGTTCATCATCCTGCTCGTTGCATTGCTGCCGTTCACGCGCCTGTTGATGGGCACAACGCTGGGCACGTGGGCGGCGATCGTTCCGCTGTCGATCAACCTGATTCCATTCTTCGCACGCATTGCGCAGGTCAGTCTCAACGACGTGGACAGTGGGCTGGTCGAAGCCGCACGCGCCATGGGCTGCAAGCGCTGGCACATCGTGCGCCATGTGCTGCTGCCCGAGGCGTTGCCGGGCATCATCGGCGGCATGACGGTTACGGTGATCGCGATGATCAACGCCTCGGCGATGGCGGGTGCCGTGGGCGCGGGTGGATTGGGCGATCTGGCGATTCGCTACGGCTACGAGCGCTACGAGACGCGGGTGATGTTCGAGGTGATTGTGGTGTTGGTCGCGCTGGTGTCCGTGCTGCAGTTGGGCGGCGAGTGGCTCAGCAGGCGGGTGAATCATCGGCATTGA
- a CDS encoding ABC transporter ATP-binding protein has translation MVSIVAEEKNAEPQVAARGAQIEIEHVSHSFAQKQGALPVLDDVSLSVKPGEFVALLGPSGCGKSTLLRLVAGLEAPTQGHITQDGAAITQPDPSRIVVFQDPTLFPWRTVRDNVALGLQARKVPKDQHARIDDALALVGLSEFANSYPHQLSGGMAQRAALARALVNDPQLLVLDEPLGKLDSLTRLSMQSELLKLWQRAGFSVLLVTHDVEEALFLANRVIVFSPRPARAVAELHVDLPFPRHRAQPRFVELRQQALSHLGLPDSL, from the coding sequence ATGGTGAGTATCGTTGCTGAAGAAAAGAATGCAGAACCGCAAGTGGCAGCGCGAGGCGCGCAGATCGAGATCGAACATGTGAGCCACAGCTTTGCGCAGAAGCAGGGCGCGTTGCCAGTGCTCGACGATGTAAGCCTGAGCGTCAAGCCCGGCGAGTTCGTCGCGCTGCTGGGGCCCAGCGGTTGCGGCAAGTCCACGCTGCTGCGTCTGGTGGCGGGCCTGGAGGCCCCGACGCAAGGCCACATCACGCAGGATGGTGCGGCGATCACGCAGCCCGATCCCTCGCGCATCGTGGTGTTTCAGGACCCGACGCTGTTTCCATGGCGCACGGTGCGCGACAACGTGGCGTTGGGCCTGCAGGCGCGCAAGGTGCCCAAGGACCAGCATGCGCGCATCGACGATGCGTTGGCGCTGGTGGGTCTGTCCGAGTTTGCGAACAGCTATCCGCATCAGCTCTCGGGCGGCATGGCGCAGCGCGCGGCGCTGGCGCGTGCGCTGGTGAACGACCCGCAGTTGCTGGTTCTCGATGAGCCACTGGGCAAGCTGGATTCGCTCACGCGTTTGTCGATGCAAAGCGAATTGCTCAAGCTGTGGCAACGTGCAGGCTTCTCGGTGTTGCTGGTCACGCATGATGTGGAAGAGGCGTTGTTCCTCGCCAATCGCGTGATCGTTTTCTCGCCGCGTCCTGCGCGTGCTGTGGCGGAATTGCATGTCGATCTGCCCTTTCCGCGCCACCGCGCGCAGCCGCGTTTTGTCGAGTTGCGCCAGCAGGCCTTGTCGCACTTGGGGCTTCCGGATTCGCTTTGA
- a CDS encoding cytochrome c yields the protein MNDLTNNAVWLEWLLEGMHRAQWGLLRAMHVVGLVGEVDEQAAWPWRWRLAGENLLIDQAQARQLAISLLIIASVLVLLVVALWWKRARLWLVGASALALVLAPWPAAAVLFTQAHPTSFHVAAVPFSDHAIANGARLYAAQCVQCHGENGKGQGALASQQPVWPPNFASPLLWRRADGELLWAVRHGLQGRDGQQTMPAFAQSLNVQESWELLQYLRALAAGELLRATGNWPQPVHLPDMQLRCHNASKQWLSDWKNQRVLLVTADPQKLLPDPRMVTVWLPTQVSNTVPDTVDCAVTSVADARASISLINGSADVEQSQWLTDRQGWLRARNGRGIAAWNDDDLLCKSPTADQPVAALAVTPEDQLTRIIRTMDAEPVRFVKGGRVH from the coding sequence TTGAACGATTTGACGAACAACGCGGTCTGGCTGGAATGGCTGCTGGAGGGAATGCATCGTGCGCAGTGGGGTTTGCTGCGCGCGATGCATGTTGTGGGTCTTGTGGGAGAAGTGGACGAGCAGGCCGCGTGGCCGTGGCGCTGGCGGTTGGCGGGCGAGAACCTGCTGATCGATCAGGCGCAGGCGCGGCAGTTGGCGATCAGCTTGTTGATCATTGCAAGCGTGCTGGTGCTGCTCGTTGTCGCACTCTGGTGGAAGCGCGCGCGGCTTTGGCTGGTGGGCGCAAGTGCATTGGCTTTGGTGCTCGCGCCGTGGCCTGCGGCGGCGGTGCTGTTCACGCAGGCGCATCCCACCAGCTTTCATGTGGCGGCAGTGCCTTTCTCCGATCATGCGATTGCAAACGGCGCGCGGCTTTATGCGGCGCAGTGCGTGCAATGCCATGGCGAGAACGGCAAGGGGCAGGGCGCGCTGGCTTCGCAGCAGCCGGTGTGGCCGCCGAATTTTGCAAGCCCTTTGCTGTGGCGACGCGCCGATGGTGAATTGCTCTGGGCCGTCAGGCATGGCCTGCAAGGCCGCGATGGTCAGCAGACCATGCCCGCGTTTGCGCAGAGTCTGAACGTGCAGGAATCTTGGGAGCTGCTGCAATACTTGCGCGCGCTCGCTGCGGGTGAACTGCTGCGGGCCACCGGCAATTGGCCGCAGCCCGTGCATCTGCCGGACATGCAATTGCGCTGCCACAACGCGAGCAAGCAGTGGCTGAGCGACTGGAAAAACCAGCGCGTCTTGCTCGTGACGGCAGACCCACAAAAGCTGTTGCCCGATCCGCGCATGGTGACCGTGTGGCTGCCGACTCAAGTGAGCAACACCGTGCCGGATACGGTCGACTGCGCGGTCACATCCGTTGCCGATGCGCGTGCCAGCATTTCGCTCATCAATGGCAGCGCTGATGTGGAACAGTCGCAGTGGCTTACCGACCGCCAGGGCTGGCTTCGCGCACGCAATGGGCGTGGCATCGCTGCGTGGAACGATGACGATCTGCTGTGCAAATCACCGACGGCAGATCAGCCGGTTGCAGCACTTGCTGTGACACCGGAAGACCAGCTCACGCGCATCATCCGCACCATGGATGCCGAGCCCGTGCGGTTTGTGAAGGGCGGGCGCGTACATTGA
- the purN gene encoding phosphoribosylglycinamide formyltransferase, with protein MKNIVILISGGGSNMAAIVRASQQQDWAGRYGARVAVVVSNKASAGGLVFAKDNGIATEVLDHKQFETREAFDAELAKIIDQYNPALVVLAGFMRILTPGFVQHFEGRMVNIHPSLLPAFPGLHTHQRAIDEGCKFAGCTVHRVTAELDVGPILEQAVVPVLPEDTADTLAARVLTQEHVIYPRAIVNLMRG; from the coding sequence ATGAAAAACATCGTGATCCTCATCTCGGGCGGTGGCTCCAACATGGCAGCCATTGTGCGTGCATCCCAGCAACAGGACTGGGCTGGCCGCTATGGTGCCCGCGTGGCCGTGGTCGTGAGCAACAAAGCCAGCGCCGGCGGTCTGGTATTCGCCAAGGACAACGGCATTGCCACCGAGGTGCTCGATCACAAGCAGTTCGAAACGCGCGAGGCGTTCGATGCGGAGCTGGCCAAGATCATCGACCAGTACAACCCGGCGCTCGTGGTGCTGGCGGGTTTCATGCGCATTCTCACGCCTGGCTTCGTGCAGCATTTCGAGGGGCGCATGGTCAACATCCATCCCTCGCTGCTGCCCGCCTTCCCCGGTCTGCACACGCACCAGCGCGCGATCGACGAAGGCTGCAAGTTCGCAGGCTGCACCGTGCACCGCGTGACGGCCGAACTCGACGTGGGCCCGATTCTGGAGCAGGCCGTGGTGCCCGTGCTGCCTGAAGACACGGCCGACACGCTGGCCGCGCGCGTGCTCACGCAGGAGCATGTGATCTACCCGCGCGCCATCGTCAACCTGATGCGCGGCTGA
- a CDS encoding methionine ABC transporter ATP-binding protein yields MTRLPPPVQLEPHIVFEGVGKSFGSDAGEVRALSAVNFDVRWGEVFGIIGRSGAGKSTLLRTINALELPTEGSVRIHGVNPAELNEDGLVALRRKIGMIFQHFNLLSAKTVRENIGLPLLVAGARPAQIHQRVLQLLDLVGLADKADAYPAQLSGGQKQRVGIARALVHSPEVLLCDEATSALDPETTQSILALLRDINRKLGLTIVLITHDMAVIRAICDRVLVLDQGQLQEVGEVWKVFGAPASNASQALLSPLKQGLPQDLAQQLQREPSATASLAVVSLRYEGARQQQGVPLQALNALGPDVALLHGGLDRLRGHSLGQILVSVPAASLPSEELLRIATGADQLEILGYVGTH; encoded by the coding sequence ATGACCAGACTCCCACCCCCTGTTCAATTGGAGCCGCACATCGTTTTCGAGGGCGTAGGCAAGTCCTTCGGCAGCGATGCGGGCGAGGTGCGTGCGCTGTCTGCCGTCAACTTCGATGTGCGCTGGGGGGAGGTCTTCGGCATCATCGGGCGCAGCGGCGCAGGCAAGTCCACGCTGCTGCGCACCATCAACGCGCTGGAGTTGCCGACCGAGGGCAGCGTGCGCATTCACGGCGTGAACCCGGCGGAGCTCAATGAAGACGGTCTGGTGGCATTGCGCCGCAAGATCGGAATGATCTTTCAGCATTTCAATCTGCTGTCCGCCAAGACCGTGCGCGAGAACATCGGCCTGCCGCTGCTGGTGGCTGGCGCGCGGCCTGCGCAGATCCATCAACGCGTTCTGCAGTTGCTCGATCTGGTGGGATTGGCCGACAAGGCCGATGCATATCCGGCGCAACTCTCGGGTGGGCAGAAACAGCGCGTTGGCATTGCACGTGCGTTGGTGCATTCGCCCGAAGTGCTGTTGTGTGACGAGGCGACATCGGCGCTTGATCCGGAGACCACGCAGTCGATTCTGGCGCTGCTCAGAGACATCAACCGCAAGCTGGGTTTGACCATCGTGCTCATCACCCATGACATGGCCGTGATCCGCGCCATCTGCGACCGCGTGCTGGTGCTGGACCAAGGCCAACTGCAGGAAGTGGGCGAGGTGTGGAAAGTGTTTGGAGCCCCCGCATCGAATGCGAGCCAGGCGCTGCTCTCGCCGCTCAAGCAAGGGCTGCCGCAAGACTTGGCGCAGCAACTGCAGCGGGAGCCTTCCGCGACGGCATCGCTTGCCGTGGTGAGCCTGCGCTATGAAGGCGCGCGCCAGCAGCAGGGCGTTCCGCTGCAGGCTTTGAATGCACTGGGGCCCGATGTCGCCTTGCTGCATGGCGGGCTGGATCGCTTGCGTGGACATTCGCTGGGGCAGATTCTGGTGTCTGTTCCTGCGGCTTCTTTGCCATCCGAAGAGCTGCTGCGCATTGCGACCGGAGCGGATCAACTGGAGATTCTGGGCTATGTCGGCACCCATTGA